In a single window of the Arachis hypogaea cultivar Tifrunner chromosome 6, arahy.Tifrunner.gnm2.J5K5, whole genome shotgun sequence genome:
- the LOC112696309 gene encoding bet1-like SNARE 1-1 isoform X1, with protein sequence MMLVPYDHGIISMKLVEKLSSCLETNMLPDLILPLMEDKVDLTSILCNMTRRTNVVDNRNNRVALFDGIEEGGIRAQSLYSSSHEIDEHDNEQAMDGLQDRVNLLKRLSGDIQEEVDSHNRMLDRMGNDMDSSRGILSGTMDKFKMVFETKSSRRMFTLVASFVVLFLIVYYLTR encoded by the exons ATGATGCTCGTGCCATACGACCACGGAATAATTTCAATGAAACTGGTAGAGAAGTTAAGCAGCTGTTTGGAAACGAACATGCTTCCGGATTTGATTCTGCCACTTATGGAAGACAAGGTGGATCTAACTTCTATACTATGCAACATGACAAGGAGGACCAATGTAGT AGACAATCGGAACAACAGAGTTGCGCTTTTTGATGGCATTGAGGAGGGGGGCATCAGAGCTCAATCTCTCTACTCTTCTTCCCATGAAATTGATGAGCATGATAATGAGCAAGCAATGGATGGATTGCAAGATAGAGTCAATCTCCTGAAAAGG TTATCAGGCGATATACAGGAGGAGGTGGATAGTCATAATCGCATGCTGGATCGTATG GGGAATGATATGGATTCATCAAGGGGAATCCTTTCAGGCACTATGGACAAATTTAAAATG GTATTCGAGACAAAATCCAGCCGGAGAATGTTTACACTTGTAGCATCATTTGTTGTGCTTTTTCTTATAGTGTATTACCTAACTAGGTAA
- the LOC112696309 gene encoding bet1-like SNARE 1-1 isoform X2 codes for MNPRRDNRNNRVALFDGIEEGGIRAQSLYSSSHEIDEHDNEQAMDGLQDRVNLLKRLSGDIQEEVDSHNRMLDRMGNDMDSSRGILSGTMDKFKMVFETKSSRRMFTLVASFVVLFLIVYYLTR; via the exons ATGAATCCTCGACG AGACAATCGGAACAACAGAGTTGCGCTTTTTGATGGCATTGAGGAGGGGGGCATCAGAGCTCAATCTCTCTACTCTTCTTCCCATGAAATTGATGAGCATGATAATGAGCAAGCAATGGATGGATTGCAAGATAGAGTCAATCTCCTGAAAAGG TTATCAGGCGATATACAGGAGGAGGTGGATAGTCATAATCGCATGCTGGATCGTATG GGGAATGATATGGATTCATCAAGGGGAATCCTTTCAGGCACTATGGACAAATTTAAAATG GTATTCGAGACAAAATCCAGCCGGAGAATGTTTACACTTGTAGCATCATTTGTTGTGCTTTTTCTTATAGTGTATTACCTAACTAGGTAA